Genomic DNA from Paenibacillus donghaensis:
CGCTTGAACACAGGCGATGTGGTCAAGAAGGAGACGGTGGTCTTCACTATTCCGGAAGGGTATACCGCCAAGCAGGTCGCCGCCAAGCTTGCCGCCGACTGGAAGCTTGAGCCGGCAGTATTCCTGGAGATTATCAATTCCGGGAAAGCGCTGCAGGAGACGGAGCTACTGGGAATTCCGCAGGAGGAGCAGGTGCTGCACCGGCTGGAGGGATATTTGTTCCCGGAAACCTATGAGCTGGTCAAGGAGAGCACTCCGCAGCAGGTCGTTGAAGCGATGCTGCAGCAGCTGGATAAGAAGCTGGAGCAGATTCCCGATTGGCAGGCCAAGCTGGATAAGCGTGGTTTAACCCTGCATCAGCTGCTGACCGTTGCTTCTCTTGTAGAGCGGGAGGTTGTTGTGGAAAGCGAACGTCCGCTGGTCGCGGGCGTGATATACAACCGGCTGAAGAAGGATCAGAAGCTGGAGATTGATGCTACGGTTCAGTATTTGCTGGACAAGCAGAAGGACAGGCTGCTCTATAAAGATCTGGAAGTCGAAAGTCCTTATAACACCTATAAGCATACGGGGCTTCCCCCTGGACCGATCAGCAATCCGGGCCTTGCGTCCATCCAGGCAGCACTGGAGCCGGAAGCTACGGAATATTTCTATTATGTGACCAAAAAGGATGGCAGCCAAGGACACCTATTCGGCAAAACGTACAAGGAGCATCTGGCAAACATCGAAAAAAGCAAGCAGAACTAAAACAACAGTACTGCTTAGGTCCCTTGCCTTCCGTATGTAGTTTGAGCGTTCTAAGCAGTAATTCATAGGTGGCTATGGGGAAAAACTACCGTTAAATCCAGGCAAATATTCGATTTCCATTGGATATAGGGAAAAGTTACCGCTAAATTGTCCATCGAAGGTGTTTCGAAGCGAATCTGACGTAATTAGCTGTAGAATTCCCTATAACCTGATCGAATGGCCATACTGAGATCAAATAGCGGTAGGAAATCCCTATATTTCCTCGCTGGACCTAAGTAGTAACAAACAACAAAACTAAGTGTATGCTTCCGACGAGAGTTTTGTACGAAGCTCAATCGGAGTAGCAACGCTCACAAAACTTAAGTGTATGCTTCCGAAGCGAGTTTTGTACGAAGCTTAATCGGAGTAGCGACGCTCACAAAACTTTGAGGAGGGCCAAAAATGAACAACAAACCGGAGCTGCTGGTGACAGCAGCTTCCCTGGAAGAAGCGGCTGCCCTGCTGGATGCCGGTGCAGATGCGCTGCTCATCGGGGATGACCGCTTCGGCATGCGGCTGGCTGGGCATTTCACGCTGGAAGAAACCGCGCAGGCTACGGAAATGGCCCATGCGCGCGGAGCCAAGATCTATGCCGGTCTCGGCGGACTGATGCCGAACCGTCTGCTGGATGAGCTGCCGCCTTATGTGAAAGCGCTGGGCGAAATCGGCGTGGACGGGATTGAATTCGGCGATCCGGCAGTCCTGGCGGCTGTAAGACGGGAAGCGCCTGGGATGAAGCTGCACTGGAATGCGGAGATGACCTCTACCAACTACGCTACAGCCAACTATTGGGGCCGCAAGGGAGCAACCCGGGTTGTGCTGGCCCGCGAGCTGAACATGGAGGAAATGACCGAGATGGTGCCGCTCTTGGAGGTGGAAGCCCAGGTTCAGGTGCATGGCATGACCAATATCTATCACTCCAAGCGCAAGCTTGTAGAGAGCTATATGTCACATCAGGGACGCCCCAGCGATGGCGGCAGCCTGGGCAAGGAACGCGGGCTGTTCCTGATTGAGGCGGAGCGGCAGGATGAGAGGTTTCCGATTTATGAGGATGAGAATGGCACGCATATTATGAGCTCGGATGATATTTGCATCCTGGAGGATCTGCATGTGCTGCTGGAGGCGGGCGTGCATAGTCTGAAGATCGAAGGCCTCTTGAAGCCTGCTGCTTACAATGTTGCGGTGGTTAAGGCTTACCGCACAGCGATTGATCTCTATGCTGCCGATCCGCAGGGGTATGCCTTCCGTGAGGAATGGGTGGATAACATCCGGGCGCTGCAGGACCCGGAGCGTGAGCTTTCTTTCGGCTTCTTCTATAAGGAGCAGGTCTATTAAGCCAAATGTATCAATTGCACATAATCAATTAAGGTTTTATGGAGGGGAGAACAGGAATGGGAACCATGACCAAGCCGCAGCACAAGGGCAAGCGTTACCGTCTGGACAAACCGGAGCTCCTGGCTCCGGCAGGCAATCTGGAGAAATTGAAATTTGCCGTACATTATGGTGCGGATGCTGTTTATATCGGGGGTCAGAAATACGGCCTGCGCTCAGGAGCTGACAATTTCAGCTTCGAGGAAATGCGTGAAGGCGTGGAGTTTGCCAAAAAATACGGCGCCAAGGTGTTCGTAGCCACGAATATTTATGCTCACAATGAAGATATCGCCGGTATTGAAGAATACCTGCGTAACCTATATGAAGCCGGTATTGCTGCCATTATCGTAGCCGATCCGATTATTGTGGATACCGCACGCCGGCTGGTGCCGGGGCTGGAGGTGCATCTCAGCACCCAGCAGTCCACCCTGAACTGGCAGGCTGTCTCCTTCTGGAAGGAAGAAGGGCTGCCGCGGGTCGTTCTGGGCCGGGAGACCAGCCTGGAGGAGATCGCCGAGATCAAGCAGCACGTGGATATCGAGATCGAGAGCTTCATCCACGGCGCCATGTGCTCTTCGTATTCGGGACGCTGCACGTTGTCGAACCACTTCACCGACCGCGATTCCAACCGCGGCGGCTGCTGCCAGTCCTGCCGCTGGAAATACGACCTGTTCGAGGATGCACGTGCCGAAGGGTGGGTCTCCGAGGAAGAGCAGGACGGCTTCCAGTCGCCGCAGCCGCTGCAGCCTGGAGTGACGCAGCTGCCGCTGCAGCAAGAAGGGGACAACCCCTTCTCCATGGGCTCCAAGGACCTGTGCATGCTGGAGAGCATCCCTGATCTGATCGAAGCCGGAATTGACAGCTTCAAGATTGAAGGCCGGATGAAATCGATCCACTATGTGGCTACTGTAGTCAATGCCTACCGCAAAGCCATTGATGCCTATATGGCCGATCCGGAGGGTTATGTGCTGAAGCCGGAATGGCTGGATGAGTTGAACAAGGCGGCGAACCGGCCGCTGAATACCGGGTTCTTCTATGATACCCCCGATCATGAGGATCATATTTATGAACCGGAAGAGAAGGCTGCGCCTTATGATTTCGC
This window encodes:
- the mltG gene encoding endolytic transglycosylase MltG; this encodes MKSAIRTLLLIIVLLAAAAGGGAWYIWNGMSPVEPAGPAVTFTIEKGMGSADIADLLEENGIIRNSLLFKGYLKWTKEGSSFKAGTYTAAPGDSYDQLITRLNTGDVVKKETVVFTIPEGYTAKQVAAKLAADWKLEPAVFLEIINSGKALQETELLGIPQEEQVLHRLEGYLFPETYELVKESTPQQVVEAMLQQLDKKLEQIPDWQAKLDKRGLTLHQLLTVASLVEREVVVESERPLVAGVIYNRLKKDQKLEIDATVQYLLDKQKDRLLYKDLEVESPYNTYKHTGLPPGPISNPGLASIQAALEPEATEYFYYVTKKDGSQGHLFGKTYKEHLANIEKSKQN
- a CDS encoding peptidase U32 family protein; its protein translation is MNNKPELLVTAASLEEAAALLDAGADALLIGDDRFGMRLAGHFTLEETAQATEMAHARGAKIYAGLGGLMPNRLLDELPPYVKALGEIGVDGIEFGDPAVLAAVRREAPGMKLHWNAEMTSTNYATANYWGRKGATRVVLARELNMEEMTEMVPLLEVEAQVQVHGMTNIYHSKRKLVESYMSHQGRPSDGGSLGKERGLFLIEAERQDERFPIYEDENGTHIMSSDDICILEDLHVLLEAGVHSLKIEGLLKPAAYNVAVVKAYRTAIDLYAADPQGYAFREEWVDNIRALQDPERELSFGFFYKEQVY
- a CDS encoding peptidase U32 family protein; its protein translation is MGTMTKPQHKGKRYRLDKPELLAPAGNLEKLKFAVHYGADAVYIGGQKYGLRSGADNFSFEEMREGVEFAKKYGAKVFVATNIYAHNEDIAGIEEYLRNLYEAGIAAIIVADPIIVDTARRLVPGLEVHLSTQQSTLNWQAVSFWKEEGLPRVVLGRETSLEEIAEIKQHVDIEIESFIHGAMCSSYSGRCTLSNHFTDRDSNRGGCCQSCRWKYDLFEDARAEGWVSEEEQDGFQSPQPLQPGVTQLPLQQEGDNPFSMGSKDLCMLESIPDLIEAGIDSFKIEGRMKSIHYVATVVNAYRKAIDAYMADPEGYVLKPEWLDELNKAANRPLNTGFFYDTPDHEDHIYEPEEKAAPYDFAGLVLEYDAESGLALIQQRNNFKPGQEVEFFGPNDTFFKQTVGELWDEQGNALEVARHPLQRVRMKVDQPVAYFDMMRKRKNS